In Halobacteriovorax marinus SJ, the following proteins share a genomic window:
- a CDS encoding M14 family metallopeptidase: protein MKISDNFDSGNIRVLDLSNPQDIKLEIKNDNESEFFQWFHFRVQAPKGTKLKLNILNAGKSAYTPGWENYKACASYERSEWFRVEETSFDGETLSIEIENEFNSIYFAYFAPYSHERHLDLLSLSQLDTRTELISLGETLDGRDMSLLKIGSGDKKVWMTARQHPGESMAEWFVEGFLERLLDNTESLSMKVLDQATFYIVPNMNPDGSIRGHLRTNALGVNLNREWQTPSLERSPEVFLVREKMDEVGVDLFLDIHGDENLPYNFVAGSEGNLSYTSEIEELENIFKDSFLAASPDFQTKVGYPIDAKGEANMTVATNAIGDRFNCLAYTLEMPFKDNCEMPCPIYGWSAPRSMALGRDILHPISAVLNKLAH, encoded by the coding sequence ATTAAGATTTCAGATAATTTTGATAGTGGAAATATTAGAGTCCTGGACTTAAGCAATCCACAAGATATTAAGCTTGAGATTAAGAATGACAATGAATCAGAGTTCTTTCAGTGGTTTCACTTTCGTGTTCAAGCACCAAAGGGGACAAAGTTAAAGCTTAACATCCTAAACGCTGGTAAGAGTGCTTACACACCTGGTTGGGAGAATTATAAGGCCTGTGCTAGTTATGAACGCAGTGAGTGGTTTAGAGTTGAAGAGACAAGCTTTGATGGAGAAACTCTCTCAATTGAGATTGAAAATGAATTTAACTCAATCTACTTTGCATACTTTGCTCCTTATTCCCACGAGAGACACTTAGACTTACTCTCACTCTCTCAATTAGATACGAGGACAGAACTTATTTCTCTAGGAGAAACTCTCGATGGAAGAGATATGAGTCTTCTAAAGATTGGCTCAGGAGATAAGAAGGTTTGGATGACTGCGAGACAACATCCTGGTGAATCTATGGCCGAGTGGTTTGTCGAAGGCTTCTTAGAGAGACTATTAGATAATACAGAGAGCTTATCTATGAAAGTATTAGATCAAGCGACTTTCTATATCGTACCAAATATGAACCCAGACGGTTCTATTCGCGGACACCTGAGAACGAATGCTCTAGGAGTAAATCTCAATCGTGAGTGGCAAACTCCGAGCTTAGAGAGGTCCCCTGAGGTTTTCTTAGTGCGCGAGAAAATGGATGAAGTAGGAGTGGACCTCTTTCTAGATATCCATGGCGATGAAAATCTTCCATATAATTTTGTCGCAGGAAGTGAAGGGAATCTCTCTTATACAAGTGAAATTGAAGAGCTTGAAAATATCTTTAAAGATTCATTTTTAGCTGCATCTCCTGACTTTCAAACGAAAGTAGGTTACCCAATCGATGCAAAGGGGGAGGCCAATATGACGGTTGCAACCAACGCTATTGGAGATCGTTTTAATTGTCTTGCTTATACATTAGAAATGCCATTTAAAGATAACTGCGAAATGCCTTGTCCTATCTACGGATGGTCGGCTCCACGCTCAATGGCACTTGGAAGAGATATCCTTCATCCAATTAGTGCGGTTTTAAATAAGCTAGCTCACTAA
- a CDS encoding NAD(P)-binding domain-containing protein → MRDRVIFDIIVIGAGPSGIALGHILKEKNLNYLILEKGRVANSFFNMPDKLSLITLWRSNYLREADRELFDLNSTQTAKEYGGYLVKIAQDLEIEESCEVFGIAKEDIYTLKTSSGDYQTKIVVDASGYFSSPYIPKFQKNDVTAKIYHFNDFKNADMIHSDDRILIVGSRLSAGQLIGELSSRCKNISLSLRSEVKYSSKVGVRNFFLRNIKLFDFLISLFGRRKKLEVPMDYEYKQIVSTLSHYPKIASITHKSVTFEDSRVAEFDYIFFATGYENVGQFTKHYSTKNFYSIGRECLYSFKSRFLRGIREDVFRLWKEIEVNI, encoded by the coding sequence GTGAGAGATAGAGTCATTTTTGACATTATTGTGATTGGTGCAGGACCATCTGGTATTGCTCTAGGACATATTCTAAAAGAAAAGAATCTAAACTATCTTATTCTAGAAAAGGGAAGAGTTGCTAATTCATTCTTCAATATGCCAGATAAGCTCTCTCTTATAACACTTTGGCGATCAAATTACCTAAGAGAAGCTGATAGAGAGCTCTTTGATCTCAACTCCACTCAAACTGCTAAAGAGTATGGAGGCTACCTTGTTAAAATAGCGCAAGACTTAGAAATAGAAGAGTCATGTGAAGTTTTTGGTATTGCAAAAGAAGATATCTATACGCTTAAAACAAGCTCTGGTGATTATCAGACTAAGATAGTTGTTGATGCAAGTGGATACTTCTCATCTCCTTATATTCCTAAGTTTCAAAAAAATGATGTAACAGCAAAGATCTATCATTTTAATGACTTTAAAAATGCTGATATGATCCACTCAGATGATCGTATTCTAATTGTTGGTTCTAGACTCTCTGCTGGTCAGCTTATTGGTGAGTTAAGTTCAAGATGCAAAAACATATCCCTTTCATTGAGGAGTGAAGTTAAATACTCATCTAAGGTAGGAGTTCGGAACTTCTTTCTAAGAAATATTAAGCTTTTTGATTTTCTTATTTCTCTTTTTGGGAGGAGAAAGAAGTTAGAAGTGCCTATGGACTATGAGTATAAGCAAATAGTCTCTACACTTTCTCACTATCCAAAGATTGCTTCTATCACACATAAGAGTGTGACCTTTGAAGATTCTAGAGTCGCAGAGTTTGATTATATTTTCTTTGCCACGGGCTATGAGAATGTAGGGCAGTTTACAAAGCACTACAGCACTAAGAATTTCTACAGTATTGGTAGAGAATGTCTTTATAGCTTTAAAAGTCGTTTTCTTAGAGGCATTAGAGAAGATGTTTTTAGACTTTGGAAAGAGATTGAGGTGAATATATGA
- a CDS encoding efflux RND transporter permease subunit yields MKALLKYLFDNPLITKFTFIIILVGALIGMKNLKRTSYPQVDLHKVIITTFYPDASPNDVEVNITNNLEYELKKVEGVKYYTSRSMEGQSTITMVLDQEYGDFQSVKDNIYRALGKVRNLPSRVTQRPKVMEMKVDNFPIYDVALISNEMSEEEVIEVTKKLRRKILQIPEIYKAEVSGKREKEFQIILDPKKLTLYDISFEDVINAVKGNQIRATGGTIESFVNEKKIITLSEMDTPKKLRNIIVRSNYSGKKVRVSDLGEVSFSFSKKNIMTSYNGDEGIGLWLYKVPSSDIIRTIDKVRKVIADFKEENKSRDLKIVNTHDLSSETRSRLEMVYSNIIMGLILILAILIFFFNIKLALWVCVGIPFSLAFLMIAMPLLGLTLNSISLCGVIVVLGMIVDDAIIVSEAIYSREGNSEESLIKAVLGVARPISITILTTIISFIPIYFIPGMMGQFTAEIPSVVIIVLLGSFFESLIFLPIHLRNIKSGTVEELRATHLGKRTMNFLESQYSKFLKKLISKKEIALVSLISILALFLSIGIYKFKFQMFPEFQAQRIYLYGDVERGKTLEYTAQVAKKVESVLQNVVAGDIKSFRTRVGRNYEGQYHCEQCFYTKLELTHFNSRERSALDIESKILEEIKGISELKSFGSRIDSGAPPRGNDLELVILSDNESKRVDVIRSLESKLKELGEVSNDFILGDSSLVLRPLYEKMSRMGTNVQEVAKSLRIAFSGEFIGFISKGDERNYIKVTSNLSDKGFGAPLEDLSVLNNQGRKIPLKKLVSLQEEKMPVVLTHYNGENSNTLSINKISRKDAKEVISKIVKDVKSEFSDVDIILKGRMFKDREGRANLFLGALITCLIIYFSLVILYKSYLLPLLICSSVPVGLIGILFSFKIHGAPLSALGLVGIIGFIGVVINDALLMVEVMKEPRSIESIDGLARGATKRFAPIFLTTITTVFGLLPSIYGFLGGTDAFISPMVLSMGSGLLFGTISDLILIPLVFGFIYRDKHV; encoded by the coding sequence ATGAAGGCCTTATTAAAATATCTCTTTGATAATCCACTTATTACAAAGTTTACCTTCATCATCATCTTAGTAGGTGCTCTTATCGGAATGAAGAACTTAAAGAGAACGAGCTATCCTCAAGTTGATTTGCATAAGGTCATAATAACAACTTTCTACCCAGATGCCTCTCCAAATGATGTTGAGGTCAATATAACTAATAATCTTGAATATGAATTAAAGAAAGTCGAAGGCGTTAAGTACTATACTTCGCGCTCTATGGAAGGGCAGTCCACTATTACAATGGTTCTTGATCAGGAGTACGGTGACTTTCAATCCGTTAAGGATAATATCTATAGAGCATTAGGTAAGGTAAGAAACCTTCCCTCTAGAGTGACTCAAAGGCCCAAGGTTATGGAGATGAAAGTTGATAACTTTCCTATCTATGATGTTGCCTTAATTTCAAATGAGATGTCTGAAGAAGAAGTCATTGAGGTGACTAAGAAACTTAGAAGAAAAATACTACAGATACCTGAGATATATAAAGCAGAGGTAAGTGGCAAAAGGGAGAAGGAATTTCAAATTATTCTAGATCCAAAAAAACTGACTCTCTATGATATATCTTTTGAAGATGTCATTAATGCTGTAAAGGGGAATCAGATTAGAGCGACGGGTGGAACGATTGAATCATTCGTTAATGAAAAGAAGATTATTACGCTCTCTGAAATGGATACTCCTAAGAAGCTACGAAATATCATTGTTCGCTCTAACTATTCGGGAAAGAAGGTTAGAGTGAGCGATCTTGGTGAGGTGAGTTTCTCTTTTAGTAAGAAAAATATTATGACCTCATATAATGGAGATGAAGGTATTGGTCTATGGCTCTACAAAGTTCCAAGCTCAGATATTATTAGAACTATTGATAAGGTTAGAAAGGTTATTGCAGATTTTAAAGAAGAGAATAAGTCTCGTGATTTAAAAATTGTTAATACTCACGATCTCTCAAGTGAGACGAGATCTAGATTAGAGATGGTATACTCTAATATAATCATGGGCCTCATTCTTATCTTGGCCATTCTTATCTTCTTCTTTAATATTAAACTTGCCCTATGGGTCTGTGTTGGAATTCCATTTAGTTTGGCCTTTTTGATGATTGCTATGCCGCTTCTTGGCCTAACACTCAACTCGATTAGCCTCTGTGGTGTTATTGTCGTTCTCGGAATGATTGTAGATGATGCCATAATCGTTTCTGAAGCAATTTACTCTAGAGAGGGCAATAGTGAAGAATCTCTAATTAAAGCTGTTCTTGGTGTGGCACGGCCTATTTCAATTACTATTTTAACGACGATCATATCTTTCATTCCTATTTACTTTATTCCAGGTATGATGGGGCAGTTTACCGCAGAGATTCCTTCTGTTGTTATCATTGTTCTATTGGGAAGCTTCTTTGAGTCTCTTATCTTTCTTCCCATTCACCTTAGAAATATTAAAAGTGGCACTGTCGAAGAGCTGAGAGCAACTCATTTAGGAAAGAGAACGATGAATTTCTTAGAGTCTCAGTACTCAAAATTCTTAAAGAAATTAATCTCTAAAAAAGAGATTGCTCTAGTGTCTCTTATCTCAATTCTTGCTCTATTTCTTTCAATAGGAATTTATAAATTTAAATTTCAAATGTTTCCTGAGTTTCAAGCGCAAAGAATCTACCTCTATGGAGATGTCGAAAGAGGGAAGACTCTTGAGTATACAGCACAAGTTGCTAAGAAAGTTGAGTCTGTCCTTCAGAATGTAGTTGCAGGTGATATAAAATCTTTTCGAACGAGAGTTGGGAGAAACTATGAAGGACAGTATCACTGTGAACAATGTTTTTACACTAAACTCGAACTAACTCATTTTAACTCAAGAGAGCGTAGTGCTCTGGATATAGAGAGTAAAATATTAGAAGAGATTAAAGGTATTAGTGAATTGAAGAGCTTTGGTTCGAGAATAGACTCTGGAGCTCCTCCTAGAGGTAATGATTTAGAATTAGTTATTCTCTCTGATAATGAATCTAAGAGAGTAGATGTCATTAGGTCGCTAGAATCAAAGTTAAAAGAGCTTGGAGAAGTTTCTAATGACTTTATTTTAGGAGATAGTTCACTAGTCCTTCGCCCTCTCTATGAGAAGATGTCGCGAATGGGGACAAATGTTCAAGAGGTGGCCAAGAGTCTTCGCATTGCCTTTAGTGGTGAGTTCATAGGATTTATTAGTAAGGGTGATGAGAGAAATTATATTAAGGTAACATCTAATCTCTCAGATAAAGGCTTTGGTGCTCCTCTAGAAGATTTAAGTGTTTTAAATAATCAGGGGCGTAAGATACCTCTAAAAAAACTGGTGAGTCTTCAAGAAGAAAAAATGCCAGTTGTCCTCACTCACTACAATGGAGAGAACTCAAATACACTTAGTATAAATAAGATTTCGCGAAAAGATGCCAAGGAAGTGATTTCTAAGATAGTAAAAGACGTGAAGAGTGAGTTTAGTGACGTTGATATTATTCTTAAAGGAAGAATGTTTAAAGATAGAGAGGGGAGAGCGAACCTATTTCTTGGAGCGCTAATTACTTGTCTCATTATCTACTTCTCTTTAGTGATTCTCTATAAGTCTTATCTTTTACCGCTTCTTATTTGCTCGTCTGTTCCAGTTGGTCTCATTGGTATACTATTTTCTTTCAAAATCCATGGCGCACCTTTATCAGCTCTTGGCCTTGTTGGTATTATAGGTTTTATTGGAGTCGTTATAAATGACGCCCTCCTTATGGTTGAGGTGATGAAAGAACCAAGGAGTATAGAGTCAATTGATGGGCTAGCAAGAGGGGCGACCAAGCGCTTTGCACCTATTTTTCTAACCACAATAACCACTGTCTTTGGTCTTTTGCCTAGTATTTATGGATTTCTTGGTGGAACAGATGCATTTATCTCTCCAATGGTTCTCTCTATGGGAAGCGGATTGCTCTTTGGAACCATATCCGACTTGATCCTTATTCCACTCGTCTTTGGATTTATCTATAGGGATAAGCATGTTTAG
- a CDS encoding lysylphosphatidylglycerol synthase domain-containing protein, giving the protein MFSRSVDLLKRVLGLAILIYLCIFLSQNFSLIKNLNPLSLSKFALVFFGFYFFLSIPFWFTLLKKVPLLDLYSLSFLANFLNLFLPFRGGIIVRASVLKKKFSISFKRYTSVSVLLSVSSIFSLGLFSLICSESAIIRLSAYYYSIKTSSFIFFLSGLIFFLFSHVIVKRFKRDYLLDVFKIENIVVTVICYFACIFLYFLRYKILFNIFNIIIDDFSLFTITVFHLSIGLLTILPGNLGVKEFSFVGICSLFGIPSDISLAMVSLDRVLQVLYLSFASSLYMNRIGLKFSKLLNFRKDGLF; this is encoded by the coding sequence ATGTTTAGTAGGAGTGTCGATTTACTTAAAAGAGTTCTTGGACTAGCGATCTTGATATACTTATGTATCTTTCTGAGTCAAAACTTCTCTCTTATTAAAAACTTAAACCCGCTCTCTCTTTCGAAATTTGCTCTAGTATTCTTTGGATTCTACTTCTTTTTAAGCATTCCTTTTTGGTTCACTCTGCTAAAGAAAGTTCCTCTCTTAGACTTATATAGCTTAAGCTTCTTAGCCAACTTCTTAAATCTCTTCTTGCCGTTTAGAGGTGGGATTATTGTTCGTGCTAGTGTTCTAAAGAAAAAGTTCTCAATCTCTTTCAAAAGATATACGAGTGTAAGTGTTCTCTTGAGTGTTAGTAGTATATTTAGCTTGGGTCTATTCTCTCTCATTTGTAGTGAGAGTGCTATTATTCGACTTAGTGCCTATTACTATTCTATTAAAACAAGTTCATTTATCTTCTTTCTTTCAGGATTAATTTTCTTTCTATTTAGCCATGTAATTGTGAAGCGATTTAAGAGAGATTATCTTTTAGATGTTTTTAAAATTGAAAATATTGTCGTAACGGTCATTTGTTACTTTGCATGTATCTTTTTATACTTTCTTCGTTATAAAATTCTATTCAATATCTTTAATATTATAATTGATGATTTTTCTCTATTTACTATAACTGTCTTCCACCTTTCTATTGGTTTACTCACAATTCTTCCTGGAAACCTTGGAGTAAAAGAGTTTAGTTTTGTTGGAATCTGCTCACTATTTGGAATTCCCTCTGACATTAGCTTGGCGATGGTGAGTTTAGATAGAGTCTTACAAGTTTTATATCTTAGTTTTGCCAGCTCTTTATATATGAATAGAATTGGTTTAAAATTTTCTAAATTACTTAATTTTAGAAAGGATGGTCTCTTTTGA
- a CDS encoding oxidoreductase → MKNAIVTGANIGLGLETVKGLVNEGYQVTLACRSEEKASAAIEEVRREFPECHLQFLALDLNDFSSVKNFCHEYEKNFKKLDLLVNNAGIMMPPFSLTANGFESQFGVNYLSHFLLTGLLLNLLKESESARVINLASLAHKWGDIYFDDINFKKSYNKKKAYGQSKLACLIFSYELDRRLKSEGLNIRSIAAHPGVSSTNLGQFMPKFMSIGMSLISQSSKNGAAPSLFAALNEDLKGGEYIGPSGIGELSGAPKIVDSNARSKDLAVAKKLWDVSKDLTGIDFL, encoded by the coding sequence TTGAAGAATGCAATTGTTACTGGTGCAAATATAGGACTTGGTCTTGAAACTGTAAAAGGGCTTGTTAATGAGGGCTATCAAGTGACTCTTGCATGCCGAAGCGAAGAGAAGGCAAGTGCTGCGATTGAAGAGGTGAGAAGGGAGTTTCCTGAATGCCATCTACAATTTCTTGCTCTGGATTTAAATGACTTCTCAAGTGTTAAAAACTTCTGTCATGAGTATGAAAAGAACTTTAAAAAACTTGATCTTCTAGTTAATAATGCTGGAATTATGATGCCTCCATTTTCACTGACGGCAAACGGTTTTGAAAGTCAGTTTGGAGTGAATTACCTCTCACATTTTTTGTTAACAGGACTATTATTAAACTTATTGAAAGAGAGTGAGAGTGCACGAGTTATTAATTTGGCAAGTCTAGCTCATAAATGGGGTGATATATACTTTGATGATATCAACTTTAAGAAGTCTTACAATAAGAAGAAGGCCTATGGGCAGAGTAAGTTGGCCTGTTTAATTTTTTCCTATGAGTTAGACAGAAGGTTGAAAAGTGAGGGGCTTAACATTCGCTCTATTGCTGCTCACCCAGGTGTCTCTAGCACTAACCTTGGACAATTCATGCCTAAATTTATGTCTATCGGGATGTCTCTTATTTCCCAATCTTCAAAAAATGGCGCGGCACCTTCATTATTTGCGGCCCTAAATGAGGATCTTAAAGGGGGAGAATATATCGGTCCATCTGGAATTGGTGAACTATCAGGTGCTCCAAAAATTGTGGATTCAAATGCTCGCTCTAAAGACCTTGCCGTTGCTAAGAAATTATGGGACGTTTCTAAAGATTTAACCGGTATCGATTTCTTATAA
- a CDS encoding GatB/YqeY domain-containing protein, with amino-acid sequence MSESLKDNVSKQIIAAMKAKDKVRLNALRYLKKLFIENETSKKPVSEMDIVISYAKKMKDSMGMYPEGSEQRVELEKEVAVLSEFLPKQLTTEEVQAMIDELKASIENPNMGSLMGALSAKTKGRFDGKKLSQMVSASLK; translated from the coding sequence ATGAGTGAAAGTTTAAAGGACAATGTAAGTAAGCAAATCATAGCAGCAATGAAGGCCAAGGATAAAGTAAGACTTAATGCCTTGAGATACTTAAAGAAACTCTTTATTGAGAATGAAACATCTAAGAAGCCAGTCTCTGAAATGGATATTGTTATTTCATATGCTAAGAAGATGAAGGACTCAATGGGAATGTACCCTGAGGGGAGTGAGCAGCGAGTAGAGCTTGAAAAAGAAGTCGCTGTATTAAGCGAATTCCTTCCTAAGCAATTAACAACTGAAGAAGTTCAGGCGATGATAGATGAGCTTAAGGCCTCGATTGAGAATCCAAATATGGGTAGTCTTATGGGAGCCCTTAGTGCAAAAACAAAGGGCCGTTTTGATGGTAAGAAATTATCTCAAATGGTTTCGGCCTCTTTAAAGTAG
- a CDS encoding YiiX/YebB-like N1pC/P60 family cysteine hydrolase, with the protein MKITTILTLLLLAFKAHAFNDFRVGDVILLDLDCRSCQIIEDESGGRFSHSGVVISDGRELYAAQSLGFVHHMPIEKFLKYTKKYVVIRPKVNLTNFKKYHWQAYKSEYYKVPFDNDYRWDDETLYCSEFLYKFMARFINFKHLSSAPMDFTRNWDYWAAHFRLGPPQGIEGISPNDFYYSKDFKIIYDSEKGLL; encoded by the coding sequence ATGAAAATCACAACAATTTTAACACTACTACTTCTTGCCTTTAAGGCACATGCATTTAACGATTTTAGAGTCGGCGATGTTATCTTACTCGATCTAGATTGCAGAAGTTGTCAGATAATTGAAGACGAGAGCGGGGGAAGATTTTCACACTCAGGTGTTGTTATATCCGATGGAAGAGAACTCTACGCCGCCCAATCACTAGGCTTTGTTCATCACATGCCAATTGAAAAATTCTTAAAATACACTAAGAAGTACGTAGTCATTCGACCAAAAGTTAATCTCACTAATTTTAAAAAATATCATTGGCAAGCCTATAAGAGCGAATACTACAAAGTTCCTTTTGACAATGACTATAGATGGGATGATGAAACTCTCTATTGTTCTGAGTTTCTCTATAAGTTTATGGCGCGCTTTATAAACTTTAAGCACCTAAGCTCTGCACCAATGGACTTTACTAGGAATTGGGATTATTGGGCGGCCCATTTCAGACTAGGACCACCACAAGGTATTGAAGGGATTTCCCCTAATGACTTTTACTACTCTAAAGATTTTAAAATCATTTACGATTCAGAAAAGGGCCTACTTTAA
- a CDS encoding RNA methyltransferase, producing MAIEIPNKAFLSFSYKQCINTLYRAFKQVDDKWDNESLRLNSLEILENNLVALKSHEDEALIGLGQEILSDFPSTRPKLQDLLMKLERIENKDLKDSDFLITTEDDFAKINDEPNPIHLVLDNLRSSFNVGSLFRTAEAIGIKEVHLCGYTPTPENSKTAKSALGTDKWIKWSYWESSLDCIDALKERGASIYAFETEKNAKALEEVREIRECAIVLGNERYGLNESVLNRSDEILKIRLDGKKNSLNVGTCGAIAMYHMARVQRENK from the coding sequence ATGGCCATTGAGATACCAAATAAAGCCTTTCTATCTTTTAGCTACAAGCAATGCATCAATACTCTTTATAGGGCCTTCAAGCAAGTTGATGACAAATGGGATAACGAGAGTCTTAGACTGAACTCACTTGAGATATTAGAGAATAATCTCGTCGCACTCAAGTCCCATGAAGACGAAGCGCTAATTGGTCTTGGACAAGAGATTCTCTCAGACTTCCCAAGCACTCGTCCTAAGCTACAAGACCTCTTAATGAAGCTAGAGAGAATTGAAAATAAGGATTTAAAAGATAGCGATTTTCTCATTACAACAGAAGATGATTTTGCCAAGATTAACGATGAGCCAAATCCAATCCATCTCGTTCTAGATAATTTGAGAAGCTCCTTCAACGTTGGAAGTCTCTTTAGAACAGCAGAGGCCATAGGAATCAAAGAAGTTCACCTCTGTGGCTATACGCCTACTCCAGAGAACTCTAAGACTGCGAAATCAGCACTTGGTACCGATAAGTGGATCAAGTGGAGTTATTGGGAATCTAGCCTAGATTGTATTGATGCTCTCAAAGAGAGGGGCGCCTCGATCTATGCTTTTGAAACTGAAAAAAATGCAAAAGCACTTGAAGAAGTAAGAGAAATTAGAGAGTGTGCGATAGTTCTTGGTAATGAGAGATATGGTCTAAATGAAAGCGTCCTAAATAGATCGGATGAGATTTTAAAAATTAGACTTGATGGGAAGAAGAACTCCCTTAACGTCGGAACTTGTGGTGCGATAGCGATGTATCACATGGCGAGAGTTCAAAGAGAGAATAAATGA
- the metG gene encoding methionine--tRNA ligase, with amino-acid sequence MQEKKYLITAALPYANGPIHFGHMAGAYLSSDVYNRHRKLQGHKTLFISGSDEHGVAIMLNAKKVSEPYQEYVNKWHREHSELFKDFGIGFDFFGQTSADYHKEEVIKWFKVLHEKGYIEPKDSQQLYCNDCHNHLPDRFVEGTCYKCDYEHARGDECPNCGEFIDPVKLTNTVCKICASQNISEVTVTQYYICLSKYHPEYRKWLETKSDEWRKTVYPYVDSLTKENLHDRAITRDIDWGIDVPLPNTEGKKLYVWFDAPIGYVSNTKKYLEQVESSEDYINDWWNSDDVELTHFIGKDNIIFHTVIFPTMSMASGICKPANQVPANQFLNLEGKQFSKSTGHYVDAAKAVAKFGQNALRYYLLSILPEQTDSSFSWEQLQAKVNNELANNIGNFLNRCLKFTQKNWNEGMPAKYYEGFTGSSACESLSADIKALNELVDGYNIKKGIEKVMFIGQSANNFFSDNAPWAQIKEDKDLAGKTLAHSSIYALCLGVIMKPFLPALSDSILKHYENILTEEHQRKIYSGDLSVIDEIFSKGHVLSEEVVALVPKIDDALIKEELEALEAKK; translated from the coding sequence ATGCAAGAAAAGAAGTACCTCATTACGGCAGCACTCCCATATGCAAATGGACCGATTCACTTTGGCCACATGGCAGGAGCTTATCTCTCCTCAGATGTTTATAATAGACATAGAAAACTACAAGGTCACAAGACATTATTTATAAGTGGTTCAGATGAGCATGGTGTGGCGATTATGTTAAATGCCAAGAAAGTAAGTGAGCCGTATCAGGAGTATGTCAATAAATGGCATAGAGAACATAGTGAACTCTTTAAAGATTTTGGTATCGGTTTTGACTTCTTCGGACAAACATCTGCTGACTACCATAAAGAAGAGGTTATCAAGTGGTTTAAAGTTCTTCATGAAAAAGGATATATTGAGCCAAAAGATTCTCAACAACTCTATTGTAATGACTGTCATAATCATCTTCCTGATCGTTTTGTAGAGGGAACTTGCTACAAGTGTGATTATGAACATGCTAGAGGAGATGAGTGTCCTAATTGTGGTGAGTTCATTGATCCTGTTAAATTAACAAATACAGTTTGTAAGATCTGCGCGAGTCAAAATATTTCTGAGGTAACAGTTACTCAATACTATATTTGTCTCTCTAAGTATCACCCTGAATATAGAAAGTGGCTTGAGACTAAGAGTGATGAGTGGAGAAAGACAGTCTACCCTTACGTTGATAGTTTAACTAAAGAGAATCTACATGATCGTGCCATTACGAGAGATATTGATTGGGGAATAGATGTTCCTCTTCCTAATACTGAAGGAAAGAAACTCTACGTTTGGTTTGATGCTCCTATTGGTTATGTTTCAAATACCAAGAAGTATTTAGAGCAGGTTGAATCTAGTGAAGACTATATCAATGACTGGTGGAATAGCGATGATGTTGAGTTAACTCACTTCATCGGTAAAGATAATATAATTTTTCATACTGTTATCTTTCCAACCATGAGTATGGCCTCTGGAATTTGTAAACCGGCCAATCAAGTGCCTGCAAATCAATTTTTAAATTTAGAAGGAAAGCAATTTTCTAAATCAACAGGTCACTATGTTGATGCGGCGAAGGCCGTTGCTAAGTTTGGACAAAATGCACTGAGATACTATCTACTTTCTATTCTACCTGAGCAGACTGACTCAAGCTTTAGTTGGGAACAACTTCAGGCCAAGGTGAATAACGAGCTTGCCAATAATATTGGAAACTTTCTCAATCGTTGTTTGAAGTTTACGCAGAAGAATTGGAATGAGGGGATGCCTGCTAAGTATTACGAGGGCTTTACTGGCTCAAGTGCTTGTGAGAGTTTGTCCGCCGATATAAAAGCATTAAATGAATTAGTTGATGGTTACAATATTAAAAAGGGTATTGAAAAGGTTATGTTCATTGGTCAAAGTGCCAATAACTTCTTTTCAGACAATGCTCCGTGGGCACAAATAAAAGAGGACAAAGACCTTGCTGGTAAGACCTTGGCCCACTCGTCAATTTACGCTCTATGCTTAGGTGTTATCATGAAGCCGTTTTTACCAGCGCTTTCAGATAGTATTTTAAAGCACTACGAAAATATTTTAACTGAGGAACATCAGAGAAAAATCTATAGTGGAGACTTAAGTGTCATTGATGAGATCTTCTCTAAAGGTCATGTCTTAAGCGAAGAAGTGGTAGCACTAGTTCCAAAGATTGACGATGCTCTTATAAAAGAAGAATTAGAAGCTCTAGAGGCCAAGAAGTAA